In a single window of the Melanotaenia boesemani isolate fMelBoe1 chromosome 22, fMelBoe1.pri, whole genome shotgun sequence genome:
- the rnf8 gene encoding E3 ubiquitin-protein ligase rnf8 isoform X3, producing the protein MDSVTTDSCAAEEDECPDSEVLCLMRVGRNSDWLRLFENTEITVGRGVNVTYQLISQKCPLMISRLHCIFKQREDDQWTVTDTRSLNGVWVNGNRIPPNEAHLLRLGDSIQLGVPLTGSGVEFDYILVQRSLQDIKRYLTKGIGEVAKGPHTPRKCKRKLAVEEVEPSTSKPKLYRWSSADKSFAKPSSVSPVKCQQMLSHTQETTSIKDVQEAESSSPSDLGNLQRHNQNIQTLSDQVEYIQKQIASPEVELKQADLLRGKQIQKLQGQLDMRQSSVHEAETLKKLFSESKRQTEEQKTEQKEALMKKQLQENQEIEEPALSRQAFEEILSAKNKELEVTKEEKEKARAQKEEVVTQVTEVLENELQCIICSELFIEAVILNCAHSFCQYCIKQWRKKKDECPICRQAIQSQTRCLALDNCIDGMVENLSLDMKARRQALIAERKAAHTTDVMVIHDDDSSRSSDSDGSMVSIYSSLSSVVSVDTDSSIHLDSDDSFDDFEN; encoded by the exons ATGGATAGTGTAACGACGGATTCCTGTGCGGCTGAGGAGGATGAATGTCCAGACTCAGAGGTTTTATGTCTTATGAGAGTTGGAAGAAATTCAGACTGGCTTCGCTTGTTCGAAAACACTGAG ataACTGTTGGACGTGGTGTGAATGTAACCTACCAGCTGATTTCTCAGAAGTGTCCTCTCATGATCTCCAGACTGCACTGTATTTTCAAGCAAAGGGAAGACGACCAGTGGACAGTGACAGACACAAGG AGTCTCAATGGTGTGTGGGTTAATGGAAATCGCATACCCCCCAATGAAGCCCATCTTCTGAGGCTTGGAGACTCAATACAACTTGGAGTTCCTCTAACGGGATCTGGAGTAGAATTTGACTATATCCTTGTCCAGCGGTCGCTACAAGACATTAAACGCTACCTGACAAAGGGGATTGGAGAGGTTGCAAAAGGACCCCACACACCCAGAAAGTGTAAGAGGAAGCTGGCTGTGGAAGAAGTCGAGCCTTCCACCTCAAAGCCCAAACTTTACCGCTGGTCCTCTGCAGACAAGTCCTTTGCAAAGCCCAGCTCTGTTTCCCCAGTAAAATGCCAGCAGATGCTCAGTCACACACAAGAGACCACATCCATTAAAGATGTCCAGGAAGCAGAGTCCAGCTCGCCCAGTGACCTGGGCAACCTGCAGAG ACACAACCAGAACATTCAGACTTTAAGTGACCAGGTTGAGTACATCCAGAAGCAAATTGCATCTCCGGAGGTTGAACTCAAACAGGCTGACTTGCTTCGAgggaagcagatccagaagctGCAGGGTCAGCTGGACATGCGCCAAAGCAGTGTGCACGAGGCGGAGACATTAAAGAAGCTTTTCAGTGAATCAAAGAGGCAAACAGAG gagcagaaaacagagcaaaaggAAGCACTTATGAAAAAACAGCTACAAGAG AACCAAGAGATAGAAGAACCTGCTCTCTCTCGACAAGCCTTTGAGGAGATTCTCTCTGCCAAAAACAAAGAACTGGAGGTGACAAAG gaagagaaggaaaaggcAAGGGCCCAAAAAGAGGAGGTAGTTACACAAGTGACTGAAGTCCTGGAGAATGAACTTCAGTGCATCATCTGCTCAGAGCTGTTCATCGAG GCAGTTATCCTCAACTGCGCTCACAGCTTCTGCCAATACTGCATCAAGCAGTGGCGCAAAAAGAAGGATGAATGTCCCATCTGCAGACAAGCCATTCAGTCCCAAACCCGCTGTCTGGCTCTGGACAACTGCATCGACGGCATGGTGGAAAACCTGAGCCTGGACATGAAGGCCAGGCGGCAGGCCCTCATCGCTGAAAGGAAAG CAGCTCACACTACAGATGTCATGGTGATCCACGATGATGATAGTAGCAGGAGCAGCGACAGTGATGGCAGCATGGTGTCCATATATAGCAGCCTCAGCTCTGTGGTCTCTGTGGACACTGACAGCAGCATCCATTTGGACTCTGATGACAGTTTTGATGACTTTGAAAATTAG
- the aida gene encoding axin interactor, dorsalization-associated protein isoform X1 has product MSDVNKTIQKWHASFKKGTDFDSWGQLVEAIDEYQILARQLQKEVQSANSSDFTEEQKKTLGKIATCLEMRSASLQCTQSNEEFKLEDLKKLETIIKNILTYNKEFPFDVQPVPLRKILAPGEEENLELEEEEDAAAGAGSTEAFPPRAPASQGTLLPRLPSEPGMTLLTIKIEKIGLKDAGQCIDPYMTISVKDLNGVDLNPVQDTPVASRKEDTYIHFSVDVEIQRHVEKLPKGAAIFFEFKHYKPKKRFTSTKCFAFMEMDEIKPGPIVIELYKKPTDFKRKKLQLLTKKPLYLHLHQTLHKDS; this is encoded by the exons ATGTCTGATGTCAACAAGACTATTCAGAAATGGCACGCCAGTTTTAAGAAAGGCACAGACTTTGACTCGTGGGGACAATTAGTGGAGGCTATAGATGAGTACCAAAT ACTGGCAAGACAGCTGCAAAAAGAGGTCCAGTCAGCCAATTCATCAGACTTTACAGAGGAGCAGAAG AAAACTTTAGGCAAGATCGCAACATGCCTGGAGATGAGAAGTGCCAGTTTGCAG TGCACTCAGTCAAACGAGGAGTTCAAGTTAGAAGACCTGAagaaactggaaacca TAATAAAGAACATACTCACCTATAATAAAGAGTTTCCTTTTGATGTCCAGCCGGTGCCTTTAAG GAAAATCCTCGCTCCGGGTGAGGAAGAGAACCTCGagttggaggaagaggaggatgctgcagcaggagcaggTTCAACAGAGGCATTCCCTCCGCGAGCTCCTG CTTCACAAG GTACcttgttgccacggttaccctCAGAACCTGGGATGACTCTCCTCACAATAAAGATTGAGAAAATCGGGTTGAAGGATGCAGGGCAGTGCATTGATCCTTATATGACCATCAGTGTTAAAG ATTTGAATGGCGTCGATTTGAACCCAGTACAGGACACCCCTGTTGCCTCCAGAAAAGAAGACACTTACATTCACTTTAGCGTGGATGTAGAAATCCAGAGACATGTAGAGAAACTACCAAAAG gagCAGCTATCTTCTTTGAATTCAAGCACTACAAGCCTAAAAAGAGGTTTACCAGCACAAAATGTTTTGCCTTTATGGAAATGGACGAGATCAAACCCGGGCCGATCGTAATTGAACT GTACAAGAAGCCAACAGACTTCAAGAGgaagaaactgcagcttctcacaaAGAAACCACTCTATCTCCACCTTCATCAGACATTACACAAAGACAGCTAA
- the rnf8 gene encoding E3 ubiquitin-protein ligase rnf8 isoform X1, whose protein sequence is MDSVTTDSCAAEEDECPDSEVLCLMRVGRNSDWLRLFENTEITVGRGVNVTYQLISQKCPLMISRLHCIFKQREDDQWTVTDTRSLNGVWVNGNRIPPNEAHLLRLGDSIQLGVPLTGSGVEFDYILVQRSLQDIKRYLTKGIGEVAKGPHTPRKCKRKLAVEEVEPSTSKPKLYRWSSADKSFAKPSSVSPVKCQQMLSHTQETTSIKDVQEAESSSPSDLGNLQRHNQNIQTLSDQVEYIQKQIASPEVELKQADLLRGKQIQKLQGQLDMRQSSVHEAETLKKLFSESKRQTEEQKTEQKEALMKKQLQENQEIEEPALSRQAFEEILSAKNKELEVTKEEKEKARAQKEEVVTQVTEVLENELQCIICSELFIEAVILNCAHSFCQYCIKQWRKKKDECPICRQAIQSQTRCLALDNCIDGMVENLSLDMKARRQALIAERKDEQACGRNIVQSAAHTTDVMVIHDDDSSRSSDSDGSMVSIYSSLSSVVSVDTDSSIHLDSDDSFDDFEN, encoded by the exons ATGGATAGTGTAACGACGGATTCCTGTGCGGCTGAGGAGGATGAATGTCCAGACTCAGAGGTTTTATGTCTTATGAGAGTTGGAAGAAATTCAGACTGGCTTCGCTTGTTCGAAAACACTGAG ataACTGTTGGACGTGGTGTGAATGTAACCTACCAGCTGATTTCTCAGAAGTGTCCTCTCATGATCTCCAGACTGCACTGTATTTTCAAGCAAAGGGAAGACGACCAGTGGACAGTGACAGACACAAGG AGTCTCAATGGTGTGTGGGTTAATGGAAATCGCATACCCCCCAATGAAGCCCATCTTCTGAGGCTTGGAGACTCAATACAACTTGGAGTTCCTCTAACGGGATCTGGAGTAGAATTTGACTATATCCTTGTCCAGCGGTCGCTACAAGACATTAAACGCTACCTGACAAAGGGGATTGGAGAGGTTGCAAAAGGACCCCACACACCCAGAAAGTGTAAGAGGAAGCTGGCTGTGGAAGAAGTCGAGCCTTCCACCTCAAAGCCCAAACTTTACCGCTGGTCCTCTGCAGACAAGTCCTTTGCAAAGCCCAGCTCTGTTTCCCCAGTAAAATGCCAGCAGATGCTCAGTCACACACAAGAGACCACATCCATTAAAGATGTCCAGGAAGCAGAGTCCAGCTCGCCCAGTGACCTGGGCAACCTGCAGAG ACACAACCAGAACATTCAGACTTTAAGTGACCAGGTTGAGTACATCCAGAAGCAAATTGCATCTCCGGAGGTTGAACTCAAACAGGCTGACTTGCTTCGAgggaagcagatccagaagctGCAGGGTCAGCTGGACATGCGCCAAAGCAGTGTGCACGAGGCGGAGACATTAAAGAAGCTTTTCAGTGAATCAAAGAGGCAAACAGAG gagcagaaaacagagcaaaaggAAGCACTTATGAAAAAACAGCTACAAGAG AACCAAGAGATAGAAGAACCTGCTCTCTCTCGACAAGCCTTTGAGGAGATTCTCTCTGCCAAAAACAAAGAACTGGAGGTGACAAAG gaagagaaggaaaaggcAAGGGCCCAAAAAGAGGAGGTAGTTACACAAGTGACTGAAGTCCTGGAGAATGAACTTCAGTGCATCATCTGCTCAGAGCTGTTCATCGAG GCAGTTATCCTCAACTGCGCTCACAGCTTCTGCCAATACTGCATCAAGCAGTGGCGCAAAAAGAAGGATGAATGTCCCATCTGCAGACAAGCCATTCAGTCCCAAACCCGCTGTCTGGCTCTGGACAACTGCATCGACGGCATGGTGGAAAACCTGAGCCTGGACATGAAGGCCAGGCGGCAGGCCCTCATCGCTGAAAGGAAAG ATGAGCAAGCTTGTGGCCGTAATATCGTCCAATCAG CAGCTCACACTACAGATGTCATGGTGATCCACGATGATGATAGTAGCAGGAGCAGCGACAGTGATGGCAGCATGGTGTCCATATATAGCAGCCTCAGCTCTGTGGTCTCTGTGGACACTGACAGCAGCATCCATTTGGACTCTGATGACAGTTTTGATGACTTTGAAAATTAG
- the rnf8 gene encoding E3 ubiquitin-protein ligase rnf8 isoform X2 yields the protein MDSVTTDSCAAEEDECPDSEVLCLMRVGRNSDWLRLFENTEITVGRGVNVTYQLISQKCPLMISRLHCIFKQREDDQWTVTDTRSLNGVWVNGNRIPPNEAHLLRLGDSIQLGVPLTGSGVEFDYILVQRSLQDIKRYLTKGIGEVAKGPHTPRKCKRKLAVEEVEPSTSKPKLYRWSSADKSFAKPSSVSPVKCQQMLSHTQETTSIKDVQEAESSSPSDLGNLQRHNQNIQTLSDQVEYIQKQIASPEVELKQADLLRGKQIQKLQGQLDMRQSSVHEAETLKKLFSESKRQTEEQKTEQKEALMKKQLQENQEIEEPALSRQAFEEILSAKNKELEVTKEEKEKARAQKEEVVTQVTEVLENELQCIICSELFIEAVILNCAHSFCQYCIKQWRKKKDECPICRQAIQSQTRCLALDNCIDGMVENLSLDMKARRQALIAERKDEQACGRNIVQSAHTTDVMVIHDDDSSRSSDSDGSMVSIYSSLSSVVSVDTDSSIHLDSDDSFDDFEN from the exons ATGGATAGTGTAACGACGGATTCCTGTGCGGCTGAGGAGGATGAATGTCCAGACTCAGAGGTTTTATGTCTTATGAGAGTTGGAAGAAATTCAGACTGGCTTCGCTTGTTCGAAAACACTGAG ataACTGTTGGACGTGGTGTGAATGTAACCTACCAGCTGATTTCTCAGAAGTGTCCTCTCATGATCTCCAGACTGCACTGTATTTTCAAGCAAAGGGAAGACGACCAGTGGACAGTGACAGACACAAGG AGTCTCAATGGTGTGTGGGTTAATGGAAATCGCATACCCCCCAATGAAGCCCATCTTCTGAGGCTTGGAGACTCAATACAACTTGGAGTTCCTCTAACGGGATCTGGAGTAGAATTTGACTATATCCTTGTCCAGCGGTCGCTACAAGACATTAAACGCTACCTGACAAAGGGGATTGGAGAGGTTGCAAAAGGACCCCACACACCCAGAAAGTGTAAGAGGAAGCTGGCTGTGGAAGAAGTCGAGCCTTCCACCTCAAAGCCCAAACTTTACCGCTGGTCCTCTGCAGACAAGTCCTTTGCAAAGCCCAGCTCTGTTTCCCCAGTAAAATGCCAGCAGATGCTCAGTCACACACAAGAGACCACATCCATTAAAGATGTCCAGGAAGCAGAGTCCAGCTCGCCCAGTGACCTGGGCAACCTGCAGAG ACACAACCAGAACATTCAGACTTTAAGTGACCAGGTTGAGTACATCCAGAAGCAAATTGCATCTCCGGAGGTTGAACTCAAACAGGCTGACTTGCTTCGAgggaagcagatccagaagctGCAGGGTCAGCTGGACATGCGCCAAAGCAGTGTGCACGAGGCGGAGACATTAAAGAAGCTTTTCAGTGAATCAAAGAGGCAAACAGAG gagcagaaaacagagcaaaaggAAGCACTTATGAAAAAACAGCTACAAGAG AACCAAGAGATAGAAGAACCTGCTCTCTCTCGACAAGCCTTTGAGGAGATTCTCTCTGCCAAAAACAAAGAACTGGAGGTGACAAAG gaagagaaggaaaaggcAAGGGCCCAAAAAGAGGAGGTAGTTACACAAGTGACTGAAGTCCTGGAGAATGAACTTCAGTGCATCATCTGCTCAGAGCTGTTCATCGAG GCAGTTATCCTCAACTGCGCTCACAGCTTCTGCCAATACTGCATCAAGCAGTGGCGCAAAAAGAAGGATGAATGTCCCATCTGCAGACAAGCCATTCAGTCCCAAACCCGCTGTCTGGCTCTGGACAACTGCATCGACGGCATGGTGGAAAACCTGAGCCTGGACATGAAGGCCAGGCGGCAGGCCCTCATCGCTGAAAGGAAAG ATGAGCAAGCTTGTGGCCGTAATATCGTCCAATCAG CTCACACTACAGATGTCATGGTGATCCACGATGATGATAGTAGCAGGAGCAGCGACAGTGATGGCAGCATGGTGTCCATATATAGCAGCCTCAGCTCTGTGGTCTCTGTGGACACTGACAGCAGCATCCATTTGGACTCTGATGACAGTTTTGATGACTTTGAAAATTAG
- the aida gene encoding axin interactor, dorsalization-associated protein isoform X2 → MSDVNKTIQKWHASFKKGTDFDSWGQLVEAIDEYQILARQLQKEVQSANSSDFTEEQKKTLGKIATCLEMRSASLQCTQSNEEFKLEDLKKLETIIKNILTYNKEFPFDVQPVPLRKILAPGEEENLELEEEEDAAAGAGSTEAFPPRAPGTLLPRLPSEPGMTLLTIKIEKIGLKDAGQCIDPYMTISVKDLNGVDLNPVQDTPVASRKEDTYIHFSVDVEIQRHVEKLPKGAAIFFEFKHYKPKKRFTSTKCFAFMEMDEIKPGPIVIELYKKPTDFKRKKLQLLTKKPLYLHLHQTLHKDS, encoded by the exons ATGTCTGATGTCAACAAGACTATTCAGAAATGGCACGCCAGTTTTAAGAAAGGCACAGACTTTGACTCGTGGGGACAATTAGTGGAGGCTATAGATGAGTACCAAAT ACTGGCAAGACAGCTGCAAAAAGAGGTCCAGTCAGCCAATTCATCAGACTTTACAGAGGAGCAGAAG AAAACTTTAGGCAAGATCGCAACATGCCTGGAGATGAGAAGTGCCAGTTTGCAG TGCACTCAGTCAAACGAGGAGTTCAAGTTAGAAGACCTGAagaaactggaaacca TAATAAAGAACATACTCACCTATAATAAAGAGTTTCCTTTTGATGTCCAGCCGGTGCCTTTAAG GAAAATCCTCGCTCCGGGTGAGGAAGAGAACCTCGagttggaggaagaggaggatgctgcagcaggagcaggTTCAACAGAGGCATTCCCTCCGCGAGCTCCTG GTACcttgttgccacggttaccctCAGAACCTGGGATGACTCTCCTCACAATAAAGATTGAGAAAATCGGGTTGAAGGATGCAGGGCAGTGCATTGATCCTTATATGACCATCAGTGTTAAAG ATTTGAATGGCGTCGATTTGAACCCAGTACAGGACACCCCTGTTGCCTCCAGAAAAGAAGACACTTACATTCACTTTAGCGTGGATGTAGAAATCCAGAGACATGTAGAGAAACTACCAAAAG gagCAGCTATCTTCTTTGAATTCAAGCACTACAAGCCTAAAAAGAGGTTTACCAGCACAAAATGTTTTGCCTTTATGGAAATGGACGAGATCAAACCCGGGCCGATCGTAATTGAACT GTACAAGAAGCCAACAGACTTCAAGAGgaagaaactgcagcttctcacaaAGAAACCACTCTATCTCCACCTTCATCAGACATTACACAAAGACAGCTAA
- the rnf8 gene encoding E3 ubiquitin-protein ligase rnf8 isoform X4, which produces MDSVTTDSCAAEEDECPDSEVLCLMRVGRNSDWLRLFENTEITVGRGVNVTYQLISQKCPLMISRLHCIFKQREDDQWTVTDTRSLNGVWVNGNRIPPNEAHLLRLGDSIQLGVPLTGSGVEFDYILVQRSLQDIKRYLTKGIGEVAKGPHTPRKCKRKLAVEEVEPSTSKPKLYRWSSADKSFAKPSSVSPVKCQQMLSHTQETTSIKDVQEAESSSPSDLGNLQRHNQNIQTLSDQVEYIQKQIASPEVELKQADLLRGKQIQKLQGQLDMRQSSVHEAETLKKLFSESKRQTEEQKTEQKEALMKKQLQENQEIEEPALSRQAFEEILSAKNKELEVTKEEKEKARAQKEEVVTQVTEVLENELQCIICSELFIEAVILNCAHSFCQYCIKQWRKKKDECPICRQAIQSQTRCLALDNCIDGMVENLSLDMKARRQALIAERKGER; this is translated from the exons ATGGATAGTGTAACGACGGATTCCTGTGCGGCTGAGGAGGATGAATGTCCAGACTCAGAGGTTTTATGTCTTATGAGAGTTGGAAGAAATTCAGACTGGCTTCGCTTGTTCGAAAACACTGAG ataACTGTTGGACGTGGTGTGAATGTAACCTACCAGCTGATTTCTCAGAAGTGTCCTCTCATGATCTCCAGACTGCACTGTATTTTCAAGCAAAGGGAAGACGACCAGTGGACAGTGACAGACACAAGG AGTCTCAATGGTGTGTGGGTTAATGGAAATCGCATACCCCCCAATGAAGCCCATCTTCTGAGGCTTGGAGACTCAATACAACTTGGAGTTCCTCTAACGGGATCTGGAGTAGAATTTGACTATATCCTTGTCCAGCGGTCGCTACAAGACATTAAACGCTACCTGACAAAGGGGATTGGAGAGGTTGCAAAAGGACCCCACACACCCAGAAAGTGTAAGAGGAAGCTGGCTGTGGAAGAAGTCGAGCCTTCCACCTCAAAGCCCAAACTTTACCGCTGGTCCTCTGCAGACAAGTCCTTTGCAAAGCCCAGCTCTGTTTCCCCAGTAAAATGCCAGCAGATGCTCAGTCACACACAAGAGACCACATCCATTAAAGATGTCCAGGAAGCAGAGTCCAGCTCGCCCAGTGACCTGGGCAACCTGCAGAG ACACAACCAGAACATTCAGACTTTAAGTGACCAGGTTGAGTACATCCAGAAGCAAATTGCATCTCCGGAGGTTGAACTCAAACAGGCTGACTTGCTTCGAgggaagcagatccagaagctGCAGGGTCAGCTGGACATGCGCCAAAGCAGTGTGCACGAGGCGGAGACATTAAAGAAGCTTTTCAGTGAATCAAAGAGGCAAACAGAG gagcagaaaacagagcaaaaggAAGCACTTATGAAAAAACAGCTACAAGAG AACCAAGAGATAGAAGAACCTGCTCTCTCTCGACAAGCCTTTGAGGAGATTCTCTCTGCCAAAAACAAAGAACTGGAGGTGACAAAG gaagagaaggaaaaggcAAGGGCCCAAAAAGAGGAGGTAGTTACACAAGTGACTGAAGTCCTGGAGAATGAACTTCAGTGCATCATCTGCTCAGAGCTGTTCATCGAG GCAGTTATCCTCAACTGCGCTCACAGCTTCTGCCAATACTGCATCAAGCAGTGGCGCAAAAAGAAGGATGAATGTCCCATCTGCAGACAAGCCATTCAGTCCCAAACCCGCTGTCTGGCTCTGGACAACTGCATCGACGGCATGGTGGAAAACCTGAGCCTGGACATGAAGGCCAGGCGGCAGGCCCTCATCGCTGAAAGGAAAGGTGAGAG ATGA